The following proteins are co-located in the Streptomyces sp. DT2A-34 genome:
- a CDS encoding DUF6192 family protein: protein MTDVADRIGNVTRQRYEQLVTQAKELIAQVARAQFALGDMALEVEPMRLVDGSMPNGTDDLFTVTESLQMFADDIGVERRTVEDWRYTANRWPKERRKEGVSFTVHRILASVVVDDERWAAIEDAPFNPHTGARQWTPDGAKRVVGQRVDRPVTVDEKVQAVADLTRDDEVAAQVATDLLKRPAVTEHVTPAEKVRVVTELARDDTVAQQMTTDLLRRPAVARKTMRDDTTRMLVNRAQFDNSHETRDRIRERTPAVRAIEHTIEYLDLVGSCHGFVATLGRLVPQLRGREFTEDERETVRRQIGRVLAAADWLEGALDNGEFTLDEQLVQLLKRE, encoded by the coding sequence ATGACCGACGTGGCCGACCGGATCGGGAACGTCACCCGGCAGCGTTACGAACAGCTCGTCACCCAGGCGAAGGAACTGATCGCGCAGGTCGCGAGGGCGCAGTTCGCCCTGGGTGACATGGCGTTGGAGGTCGAGCCGATGAGGTTGGTGGACGGGTCGATGCCGAACGGCACGGATGACCTGTTCACGGTGACGGAGTCGTTGCAGATGTTCGCGGACGATATCGGCGTCGAGCGCCGGACGGTGGAGGACTGGCGTTACACCGCCAACCGGTGGCCGAAGGAGCGGCGCAAGGAGGGTGTGTCGTTCACGGTTCACCGCATCCTGGCGTCGGTCGTGGTCGATGACGAGCGGTGGGCGGCGATCGAGGACGCACCGTTCAACCCACACACGGGGGCGAGGCAGTGGACGCCGGACGGCGCGAAGCGGGTCGTCGGCCAGCGCGTCGACCGGCCGGTCACGGTGGATGAGAAGGTCCAGGCCGTGGCCGACCTGACCCGCGACGACGAGGTCGCCGCCCAGGTCGCCACCGACCTGCTGAAGCGGCCCGCAGTGACCGAGCACGTCACCCCAGCCGAGAAGGTGCGGGTCGTCACCGAGCTGGCCAGGGACGACACCGTCGCCCAGCAGATGACCACGGACCTGCTGCGCCGCCCGGCCGTCGCCCGGAAGACGATGCGGGACGACACCACCCGGATGCTCGTCAACCGCGCCCAGTTCGACAACTCCCACGAGACCCGTGACCGGATCCGGGAACGCACGCCGGCCGTCCGCGCGATCGAGCACACCATCGAGTACCTCGACCTGGTCGGCTCCTGCCACGGCTTCGTGGCCACGCTCGGCCGCCTGGTCCCACAGCTGCGCGGGCGGGAGTTCACGGAGGACGAGCGCGAGACCGTGAGGCGGCAGATCGGGCGGGTCCTCGCCGCGGCGGACTGGCTCGAAGGAGCCCTCGACAACGGCGAGTTCACCCTGGACGAGCAGCTGGTCCAGCTGCTCAAGCGCGAGTAG
- a CDS encoding winged helix-turn-helix transcriptional regulator, whose protein sequence is MSPRRSYDQYCSAARALDLVGDRWTLLIVRELLAGPRRYTDLHADLPGVSTDVLASRLKDMERDGIGTRRRLPPPGAAYVYELTSRGRELLPVLQALGEWGQTELGERRPTDAVRAHWFALPLLRSLEGEGLVEVRLEEGDFHLYVGAENGPVYGDGPAPGEPDARLVLDSGTCEAVARGELRVADAVRAGRIQVTGEGTLAKALREG, encoded by the coding sequence ATGTCACCTCGCCGAAGCTACGACCAGTACTGTTCCGCCGCCCGTGCGCTCGACCTCGTCGGCGACCGCTGGACCCTGCTGATCGTCCGGGAGCTGCTGGCCGGCCCGCGGCGCTACACCGACCTGCACGCCGATCTGCCGGGCGTCAGCACGGACGTACTCGCCTCACGGCTGAAGGACATGGAGCGGGACGGGATCGGCACCCGGCGCCGGCTGCCGCCGCCCGGCGCGGCGTACGTCTACGAACTCACCTCGCGGGGGCGGGAGTTGCTGCCCGTCCTGCAGGCGCTGGGGGAGTGGGGACAGACCGAGCTCGGCGAGCGGCGGCCCACCGACGCGGTGCGGGCACACTGGTTCGCGCTGCCGTTGCTCCGGTCGCTGGAGGGGGAGGGGCTCGTCGAAGTCCGGCTGGAGGAAGGGGACTTCCACCTGTACGTCGGTGCCGAGAACGGGCCGGTCTACGGCGACGGGCCCGCTCCCGGGGAGCCCGACGCGCGGCTGGTACTGGACTCCGGGACGTGCGAGGCGGTCGCGCGAGGGGAGTTGAGGGTGGCCGACGCCGTACGGGCCGGCCGTATCCAGGTGACCGGGGAAGGAACCCTCGCCAAGGCCCTGCGGGAAGGCTGA
- a CDS encoding polyprenyl synthetase family protein produces the protein MTSDRWEQDAFKARVDEVVRRFVAREADELAAVDPMLGAVAERLEAAVADGKRLRAAFCYWGWRAVGQPDSDALVRAAASMELVHAAAVVHDDLIDDSSLRHGRPTTHVALRGAVGARPDADAAARSLAMLVGDLLMALAGQLFATSGLPTAYLVRARPLWAVMARELIAGECLEILRTGAAPDTAASLKVIRYKTAKYTVEQPLLIGGALAGAGARLREGYSAYGLPLGEAFQLRDDLLGLFGDPELTGKANADDVRGRRPTALLAEAWRLADGAERELLNSLLGQGDTDGETLDAVREVMRRLRAPDRIEDMIQARVEEALGALHELDLPTHAAGGLTTLARSAAVRLS, from the coding sequence GTGACGTCTGACCGGTGGGAGCAGGACGCGTTCAAGGCCCGTGTCGACGAGGTGGTCCGTCGGTTCGTCGCCCGGGAGGCCGACGAGCTCGCGGCGGTCGATCCGATGCTCGGTGCGGTGGCCGAGAGGCTGGAGGCGGCGGTCGCGGACGGCAAGCGGCTGCGGGCGGCGTTCTGCTACTGGGGGTGGCGGGCGGTGGGGCAGCCGGACAGCGACGCGCTGGTGCGGGCGGCGGCCTCGATGGAGCTGGTGCATGCCGCCGCCGTCGTGCACGACGACCTCATCGACGACAGTTCGCTGCGGCACGGGCGCCCCACGACCCACGTCGCCCTGCGCGGGGCCGTAGGGGCTCGTCCGGACGCCGATGCCGCCGCGCGGTCGTTGGCGATGCTGGTGGGGGACCTGCTGATGGCGCTGGCCGGGCAGTTGTTCGCCACCAGCGGGCTGCCCACCGCGTATCTCGTCCGGGCCCGCCCGTTGTGGGCGGTGATGGCCCGTGAGCTGATCGCGGGCGAGTGTCTGGAAATCCTGCGGACCGGAGCCGCTCCGGACACCGCGGCATCGCTGAAGGTGATCCGGTACAAGACCGCCAAGTACACCGTCGAACAGCCCCTGTTGATCGGTGGTGCGCTGGCCGGCGCGGGCGCGCGGTTGCGCGAGGGCTACTCCGCGTACGGGCTTCCGTTGGGCGAGGCGTTCCAGCTCCGGGACGACCTGCTCGGGCTGTTCGGAGACCCCGAGCTCACCGGCAAGGCCAATGCCGACGATGTGCGCGGCAGGCGGCCCACGGCGCTGCTGGCAGAGGCGTGGCGTCTCGCCGACGGCGCGGAGCGCGAACTGCTGAACTCCCTGCTGGGCCAGGGTGACACGGACGGGGAGACGCTCGACGCGGTGCGCGAGGTGATGCGCCGGCTGAGGGCGCCCGACCGCATCGAGGACATGATCCAGGCCCGGGTCGAGGAGGCCCTCGGTGCGCTCCACGAACTGGATCTACCCACGCACGCCGCCGGCGGACTGACCACGCTGGCGCGTTCCGCAGCAGTACGCCTGTCCTGA
- a CDS encoding oxygenase MpaB family protein produces the protein MPYTDASMDGLRQAGDELADATVAELFERGEVGKFNTLMRYVSTAGAPLPDGLPDVARQYLETTRVPPSWVDWAEMEKARLFFIDNNVHISTALSFASMPACYLVPHVAKLLSATHGLKYPSKRMAETGQFTVHLMQPDAFEAGSRFIPAAQKVRLLHAAIRHHLARENRWDTATLGTPICQEDMIGGQMFFSLLVLDSLHRLGIHMSTEGAEAYYYAWRVVGAMLGVDQEAVPRTLDEARQFLDLYMVRHMGPSEEGAHLTRQLIDLYEEVVPGTLFDPIVSALIRHLVGDTCADWLHVPRTSWDTAVKAVPHLLGVLETIEDRSPLGAWALDRLGHLTTVLELSSLTRGRVMHYAIPESLKKDYGITSGVPRTHRWTPPAATV, from the coding sequence ATGCCCTACACCGACGCATCGATGGACGGCCTGCGGCAGGCCGGGGACGAACTCGCCGATGCCACCGTCGCCGAGCTCTTCGAACGGGGGGAGGTGGGCAAGTTCAACACCCTGATGCGCTACGTCTCCACGGCCGGCGCTCCCCTGCCGGACGGGCTGCCCGACGTCGCTCGCCAGTACCTCGAAACCACCCGCGTACCGCCCTCCTGGGTGGACTGGGCGGAGATGGAGAAAGCCCGGCTGTTCTTCATCGACAACAACGTGCACATCTCCACGGCGCTGTCCTTCGCCTCCATGCCCGCCTGCTACCTCGTCCCGCACGTGGCGAAGCTGCTGTCGGCCACCCACGGATTGAAGTACCCCTCCAAACGGATGGCGGAGACCGGCCAGTTCACCGTCCATCTGATGCAGCCCGACGCCTTCGAGGCCGGCAGCCGCTTCATCCCCGCCGCCCAGAAGGTCCGCCTCCTGCACGCCGCCATCCGCCATCACCTCGCTCGCGAGAACCGGTGGGACACGGCGACGCTGGGCACGCCGATCTGCCAGGAGGACATGATCGGCGGGCAGATGTTCTTCTCCCTGCTCGTCCTGGACAGCCTTCACCGCCTCGGCATCCACATGTCGACCGAGGGCGCGGAAGCGTACTACTACGCGTGGCGCGTCGTCGGTGCCATGCTCGGCGTCGACCAGGAGGCCGTCCCCCGAACTCTCGACGAGGCCCGCCAGTTCCTCGACCTGTACATGGTCCGGCACATGGGGCCGTCCGAGGAGGGCGCGCATCTGACCCGGCAGCTGATCGACCTCTACGAGGAGGTGGTGCCCGGCACCCTCTTCGACCCCATCGTCTCCGCCCTCATCCGCCACCTCGTCGGCGACACCTGTGCCGACTGGCTCCACGTGCCGCGCACGTCGTGGGACACCGCCGTGAAGGCCGTGCCCCACCTCCTCGGCGTCCTGGAGACCATCGAGGACCGCTCCCCGCTCGGTGCCTGGGCCCTGGACCGCCTCGGCCACCTCACCACGGTCCTCGAGTTGTCCTCCCTCACCCGTGGACGCGTCATGCACTACGCGATCCCTGAAAGCCTCAAGAAGGACTACGGCATCACCAGCGGGGTGCCCCGCACCCACCGGTGGACCCCGCCGGCCGCCACCGTCTGA
- a CDS encoding VWA domain-containing protein produces the protein MIRTQRLAAGVCALLAALTAGTAFPAGAVADETTATAPKVDLVIDVSGSMRAKDIDGQSRMAAAKQAFNEVLDATPEEVRLGIRTLGANYPGDDRKTGCKDTAQLYPVGPLDRTEAKTAVATLTPTGWTPIGPALLKAADDLDGGEGSKRIVLISDGEDTCAPLDPCEVAREIAAKGIGLTIDTLGLVPNTKMRQQLSCIAEATGGTFTSVEHTDELADKVNQLVDRAADPVVTPVATTGADQCAKAPTLRSGLYTDREEFGQQRWYRVPVPHGYELRASVSVAADRAVNPSYGLLLRATTERGREIVRGEAAGNGRTDVISTGLRYPKAEDEDVEGEVAPETVCLQVTHSFSPASGVQTTPGLPLEVTIDVVHGPDASSDVASFGLGRGWWLLGALILTGFLAGLVWGWLSRWRVAVWRTN, from the coding sequence ATGATCAGAACACAACGGCTGGCGGCCGGGGTCTGCGCCCTGCTCGCCGCGCTCACGGCCGGGACAGCGTTCCCGGCCGGGGCGGTCGCCGACGAGACCACCGCCACCGCTCCGAAAGTCGATCTCGTGATCGACGTCAGCGGTTCGATGCGGGCGAAGGACATCGACGGCCAGTCGCGCATGGCCGCCGCCAAGCAGGCCTTCAACGAGGTGCTGGACGCGACGCCGGAGGAGGTCCGGCTCGGCATCCGCACCCTCGGCGCCAACTACCCGGGCGACGACCGCAAGACGGGCTGCAAGGACACCGCGCAGCTCTACCCGGTCGGCCCGCTGGACCGTACCGAGGCCAAGACGGCGGTGGCGACCCTCACGCCCACCGGCTGGACGCCGATCGGCCCCGCGCTGCTGAAGGCGGCCGACGACCTGGACGGCGGCGAGGGCTCCAAGCGCATCGTGCTGATCAGCGACGGCGAGGACACCTGCGCCCCGCTCGACCCGTGCGAGGTCGCCCGGGAGATCGCCGCCAAGGGCATCGGCCTGACCATCGACACACTCGGCCTGGTCCCGAACACCAAGATGCGGCAGCAGCTGAGCTGCATCGCCGAGGCCACGGGCGGCACCTTCACGTCGGTCGAGCACACCGACGAACTCGCCGACAAGGTCAACCAGTTGGTGGACCGGGCGGCCGATCCGGTGGTGACGCCGGTCGCGACGACGGGCGCGGACCAGTGCGCGAAGGCGCCGACGCTGCGGTCCGGCCTGTACACCGACCGCGAGGAGTTCGGACAGCAGCGCTGGTACCGCGTGCCCGTCCCGCACGGCTATGAACTGCGCGCCTCGGTGAGCGTCGCCGCCGACCGTGCGGTGAACCCGTCGTACGGGCTGCTGTTGCGCGCGACGACCGAGCGCGGCCGGGAGATCGTCCGCGGCGAGGCGGCGGGCAACGGCCGTACCGATGTGATCTCGACGGGCCTGCGCTACCCGAAGGCCGAGGACGAGGACGTGGAGGGCGAGGTCGCGCCCGAGACCGTGTGCCTCCAGGTCACCCACTCCTTCTCACCGGCCAGTGGCGTGCAGACCACCCCCGGTCTGCCGCTCGAAGTGACCATCGACGTCGTACACGGGCCGGACGCATCGAGCGACGTGGCCTCCTTCGGCCTCGGGCGCGGCTGGTGGCTGCTGGGCGCCCTGATCCTCACCGGCTTCCTCGCCGGTCTCGTCTGGGGCTGGCTGTCACGCTGGCGCGTCGCGGTCTGGAGGACCAACTGA
- a CDS encoding pyridoxal phosphate-dependent aminotransferase, translated as MEFRQSSKLSEVCYEIRGPVIEHANALEEAGHSVLRLNTGNPALFGFEAPEEILQDMIRMLPQAHGYTDSRGILSARRAVAQRYQTLGLEVGVDDVFLGNGVSELVSMAVQALVEDGDEILIPAPDFPLWTAVTTLAGGKAVHYLCDEQADWYPDLDDMASKITDRTRAVVIINPNNPTGAVYPKEILEGILDLARRHGLMVFADEIYDQILYDDAVHHSVATLAPDLVVLTFCGLSKTYRVAGFRSGWLVVTGPKQHAKDYLEGLTMLASMRLCANAPAQYAIQAALGGRQSIRELTVPGGRLYEQRNVAWEKLNEIPGVSCVKPKGSLYAFPRLDPKVYPIHDDEKFVLDLLLREKIQVVQGTGFNWPTPDHFRILTLPYADDLEAAIGRIGRFLSGYRQN; from the coding sequence ATGGAGTTCCGGCAGTCGAGCAAGCTGAGCGAAGTCTGTTACGAGATCCGCGGCCCGGTGATCGAGCACGCGAACGCACTGGAGGAGGCCGGCCACAGCGTGCTGCGCCTCAACACCGGCAACCCCGCGCTCTTCGGCTTCGAGGCGCCTGAGGAGATCCTCCAGGACATGATCCGGATGCTCCCCCAGGCGCACGGCTACACCGACTCGCGCGGCATCCTCTCCGCCCGCCGGGCCGTGGCCCAGCGCTACCAGACACTCGGCCTGGAGGTGGGCGTCGACGACGTCTTCCTCGGCAACGGCGTGTCGGAGCTGGTCTCCATGGCCGTACAGGCGCTGGTCGAGGACGGCGACGAGATCCTCATCCCGGCCCCCGACTTTCCCCTCTGGACAGCCGTCACGACCCTCGCCGGCGGCAAGGCGGTCCACTACCTCTGCGACGAGCAGGCCGACTGGTACCCGGACCTGGACGACATGGCGTCGAAGATCACGGACCGCACGCGCGCCGTGGTCATCATCAACCCGAACAACCCCACCGGCGCGGTCTACCCCAAGGAGATCCTGGAGGGCATCCTCGACCTCGCCCGCCGCCACGGCCTGATGGTCTTCGCCGACGAGATCTACGACCAGATCCTCTACGACGACGCCGTGCACCACTCGGTCGCTACCCTCGCCCCCGACCTGGTGGTCCTCACCTTCTGCGGCCTGTCGAAGACGTACCGGGTGGCGGGCTTCCGCTCCGGCTGGCTCGTCGTCACCGGCCCGAAGCAGCACGCGAAGGACTATCTGGAGGGCCTGACCATGCTGGCCTCCATGCGCCTGTGCGCCAACGCGCCCGCGCAGTACGCCATCCAGGCCGCGCTCGGCGGCCGCCAGTCCATCCGCGAGCTGACCGTGCCGGGCGGGCGGCTGTACGAACAGCGCAACGTGGCCTGGGAGAAGCTCAACGAGATCCCGGGTGTGTCGTGTGTGAAGCCGAAAGGCTCGCTGTACGCGTTCCCTCGCCTCGACCCCAAGGTGTACCCGATCCACGACGACGAGAAGTTCGTCCTGGACCTGCTGCTGCGGGAGAAGATCCAGGTGGTGCAGGGGACGGGCTTCAACTGGCCGACCCCTGATCACTTCCGGATCCTGACCCTGCCGTACGCGGACGACCTGGAGGCGGCGATCGGGCGGATCGGGCGGTTCCTCAGCGGGTATCGGCAGAACTGA
- a CDS encoding IucA/IucC family protein, whose product MHRPPSAEAKVAAELADVRPELASRYAAELPGARAAVLTRLWRALTHEPLPWVAGRERGREGLTLRLSDGRRLHGPHPDPYATAAYVTAVRLDETSYDDPARLPADLSVPHGTSLAAELGHSVASLALSRAGQAAGQDAHSKEWPLRDWEWEQRVVDGHPFHPNCRSRPGFSVAEQLAYGPEHRPVVPLGLVPVRADECLVTGAWPRGMRDGERLLIPVHPWQAEHVLKRPRDPYGDGIAAHPLMSLRTLALPDGPHVKTALSARLTSSVRDISVYSIALSATLSDFAETLAARTDGLLHVTRTLGAATANSPDLAAVVRESPQEYAGPGERVVPVAALATTGLPESPAWLAEFTRLALTVGLRLLELGVALEAHGQNLLVVLSASGSPVRLVYRDLADIRVSPARLARHGIPVPELTGRIVTDDVTTLRRKLFGSLVAGALAGTAGSGAALRGVLEAVVRDLPGTSDLAALLDEPLPTKALTLMRLSPGTPGDQWAELPNPLVTAVF is encoded by the coding sequence GTGCACCGTCCCCCCAGCGCCGAGGCCAAGGTCGCCGCCGAACTGGCCGATGTCCGCCCCGAACTCGCGTCGCGCTACGCGGCCGAGCTCCCCGGGGCCCGCGCGGCGGTGCTGACCCGGCTGTGGCGTGCGCTCACGCACGAACCCCTGCCCTGGGTCGCCGGCCGTGAGCGGGGCCGGGAGGGCCTCACCCTGCGCCTTTCCGACGGCCGCCGGCTGCACGGCCCGCACCCGGACCCGTACGCCACCGCCGCGTACGTCACCGCCGTGCGGCTCGACGAGACGTCGTACGACGATCCGGCCCGGCTGCCGGCCGACCTCTCCGTACCGCATGGCACGTCTCTCGCCGCCGAACTCGGCCACAGCGTCGCCTCGTTGGCGCTGTCGCGGGCCGGGCAGGCGGCCGGGCAGGACGCTCACTCGAAGGAATGGCCGCTGCGCGACTGGGAGTGGGAGCAGCGGGTGGTGGACGGGCATCCGTTCCACCCCAACTGCCGTTCCCGGCCCGGCTTCTCGGTCGCCGAGCAGCTGGCGTACGGGCCCGAGCACCGGCCGGTGGTCCCGCTGGGGCTGGTGCCGGTGCGGGCGGACGAGTGCCTGGTGACGGGCGCGTGGCCGCGGGGGATGCGGGACGGGGAGCGGCTGCTGATCCCCGTGCATCCATGGCAGGCCGAGCATGTGCTCAAGCGTCCCCGCGATCCCTACGGCGACGGCATCGCCGCGCATCCGCTCATGTCCCTGCGGACGCTCGCCCTCCCCGACGGACCGCACGTCAAGACGGCGCTGAGTGCCCGGCTGACGTCCTCGGTGCGGGACATCTCGGTGTACTCGATCGCCCTGTCGGCCACGCTGTCGGACTTCGCGGAGACGCTGGCGGCGCGGACGGACGGGCTGCTGCACGTCACCCGTACCTTGGGGGCCGCCACCGCGAACTCGCCGGATCTGGCGGCGGTCGTACGCGAGTCGCCGCAGGAGTACGCGGGGCCCGGAGAGCGGGTCGTGCCGGTGGCCGCGCTCGCCACCACCGGGCTGCCCGAATCTCCCGCCTGGCTCGCCGAGTTCACGCGTCTCGCCCTCACCGTGGGGCTGCGGCTGCTGGAGCTGGGGGTCGCGCTGGAGGCGCACGGTCAGAACCTGCTCGTGGTGCTGTCCGCGAGCGGCTCCCCGGTGCGCCTGGTCTACCGCGACCTGGCCGACATCCGCGTCAGCCCGGCCCGGCTGGCCCGGCACGGCATTCCGGTGCCGGAGCTGACCGGCCGCATCGTCACGGACGATGTGACGACCCTGCGCCGCAAGCTGTTCGGCTCGCTGGTGGCCGGGGCGCTGGCGGGTACGGCCGGCTCGGGGGCCGCGTTGCGCGGGGTGCTGGAGGCGGTCGTACGGGATCTGCCGGGTACCTCCGATCTGGCGGCGCTGCTCGACGAACCGCTGCCCACGAAGGCGTTGACGCTGATGCGGCTGTCGCCGGGGACGCCCGGGGATCAGTGGGCGGAGCTGCCCAATCCGCTGGTCACCGCGGTGTTCTGA
- a CDS encoding tyrosine-type recombinase/integrase has translation MLPDGAREKLLETVNAARDRLVVDWLADGGLRIGELCGLYLVDLHLRENAACGECRTPHLRVCHRPGNPNQAEAKTKHPWQVTRGTVTGGLIKRVSPAMVHSYFEYMTTEYPRGTRHGMLMVQLHGADVGQPWAPVGARRMLGRAGKRARLGLVKPRTFRHTFTSAVLDAADRNTLIARDAGGWASAAMVDEVYGHVDIHDPVFDAALRTVWGGNR, from the coding sequence ATGTTGCCGGACGGGGCGAGGGAGAAGCTGCTGGAGACGGTGAACGCCGCGCGGGACCGGCTGGTGGTCGACTGGCTCGCCGACGGGGGCCTGAGGATCGGCGAACTGTGCGGGTTGTACCTGGTCGACCTGCACCTGCGGGAGAACGCGGCCTGCGGTGAGTGCCGCACCCCGCACCTGCGCGTCTGCCACCGGCCCGGCAACCCGAACCAGGCCGAGGCCAAGACCAAGCACCCGTGGCAGGTCACGCGAGGAACGGTCACCGGCGGGCTGATCAAGCGAGTCAGCCCGGCGATGGTGCACTCCTACTTCGAGTACATGACGACCGAGTACCCGCGCGGCACTCGGCACGGCATGCTCATGGTCCAGCTGCACGGCGCCGATGTCGGCCAGCCGTGGGCCCCGGTCGGCGCCCGCCGGATGCTCGGCCGGGCAGGGAAACGCGCTCGTCTGGGGCTGGTGAAACCCCGTACCTTCCGGCACACCTTTACCTCGGCGGTTCTCGACGCCGCGGACCGCAACACCCTGATCGCCCGGGACGCGGGCGGCTGGGCCTCGGCCGCGATGGTCGACGAGGTCTACGGTCACGTCGACATCCACGATCCGGTCTTCGATGCCGCTCTGCGCACAGTCTGGGGTGGGAACCGATGA
- a CDS encoding IucA/IucC family siderophore biosynthesis protein, with protein MDRVHLNPPPAADVAERADAHAVAPLLNCLLREVAEPHGGSGERQVYRLPGTGRLLRVLGERRPAEPEVRVAGAWQRLGHTELVKLVADELRRHTGLSNHELPAEMIDSRDAVAALLTARERAVPPNDPYLRSEQSLLTGHPYHPAPKARGGGPVAAWLPYAPEAHGRFPLTLLGLREDTVVEEGDTSALDALGEAPPGYRLLPAHPWQLDLVGRELAGAFADGRLLRLGTTGFDAWPTAAIRTLYAPERDLFLKFSLDVRITNDIRRLWRHDLLKLRRTDTAAATALAALDGPAGWLGDRGYRTAAFAFEELAVLVRDGFHDRLLPGTTPLLAAGLVEGFEGSPLAAAADPAVWWEAYLAQVVPPALAVFADHGVVLEAHLQNTLVAVDADGLPAQALFRDAEGVKLLPEVERAAGWERLVYCLVVNHLVEIAGALAEHHPTLAPWPAARRELARHDLPEIPELLAAPTLPGKTNLLLRWNGADGADARYLPLPNPLGRT; from the coding sequence GTGGATCGCGTGCACCTCAACCCTCCACCCGCCGCCGACGTCGCGGAACGCGCCGACGCCCACGCGGTCGCGCCCCTGCTCAACTGCCTGCTGCGCGAGGTGGCCGAACCGCACGGCGGGTCCGGCGAGCGGCAGGTGTACCGGCTGCCCGGCACGGGCCGCCTGCTGCGGGTCCTCGGTGAGCGGCGGCCTGCCGAGCCCGAGGTGCGGGTGGCCGGTGCCTGGCAGCGCCTCGGGCACACCGAGCTCGTCAAACTCGTCGCCGACGAGCTGCGCCGCCACACCGGTCTGTCCAACCACGAACTGCCCGCCGAGATGATCGACAGCCGGGACGCGGTGGCCGCGCTGCTCACGGCACGCGAGCGTGCGGTGCCCCCGAACGACCCCTACCTGCGCTCCGAGCAGTCCCTCCTCACCGGCCACCCCTACCACCCCGCCCCCAAGGCGCGCGGCGGCGGCCCGGTCGCGGCCTGGCTGCCGTACGCCCCCGAGGCGCACGGCCGCTTCCCGCTGACGCTGCTCGGCCTGCGCGAGGACACGGTCGTGGAAGAGGGCGACACCTCCGCCCTGGACGCCCTCGGCGAGGCGCCGCCCGGCTACCGGCTGCTGCCCGCGCACCCCTGGCAGCTCGACCTGGTCGGCCGGGAGCTCGCCGGGGCGTTCGCGGACGGCAGGCTGCTGCGGCTGGGCACGACCGGCTTCGACGCCTGGCCGACGGCCGCGATCCGCACGCTGTACGCCCCCGAGCGCGATCTCTTCCTGAAGTTCAGCCTGGACGTACGCATCACCAACGACATCCGTCGCCTCTGGCGCCACGACCTGCTGAAACTCCGCCGCACCGACACGGCCGCGGCCACCGCCCTCGCCGCGCTCGACGGCCCCGCCGGCTGGCTCGGCGACCGCGGCTACCGCACCGCCGCCTTCGCCTTCGAGGAACTCGCGGTCCTGGTCCGCGACGGCTTCCACGACCGTCTGCTCCCCGGCACGACCCCGCTGCTCGCCGCCGGGCTCGTCGAGGGCTTCGAGGGCAGCCCGCTCGCCGCCGCGGCGGACCCGGCGGTGTGGTGGGAGGCGTACCTGGCCCAGGTCGTCCCGCCCGCCCTCGCGGTCTTCGCCGACCACGGCGTCGTACTCGAAGCGCACCTGCAGAACACGCTGGTCGCCGTGGACGCCGACGGCCTCCCCGCGCAGGCCCTGTTCCGGGACGCCGAGGGCGTGAAGCTGCTGCCCGAGGTGGAGCGGGCGGCGGGCTGGGAGCGGCTGGTGTACTGCCTGGTCGTCAACCACCTCGTCGAAATCGCCGGCGCCCTCGCCGAACACCACCCGACGCTGGCCCCCTGGCCCGCCGCCCGCCGCGAGCTGGCCCGCCACGACCTTCCCGAGATCCCGGAGCTGCTGGCGGCCCCCACCCTCCCCGGCAAGACCAACCTGCTGCTGCGCTGGAACGGCGCGGACGGCGCCGACGCCCGCTATCTGCCGCTGCCGAACCCGTTGGGCCGTACATGA
- a CDS encoding GNAT family N-acetyltransferase, producing the protein MSQHSVSLDKIAFDDWQAIHSWACLPEACRFQPWGPNTEDQTRDFVKAAVEAWSSTPQQRFAHVARFGDDVVGVGELHVRSHTQRQGEISYIVHPRVWGQGIGTGIGRQLLSRGFVQLGLHRIFATCDPRNLGSARVLAKLGMTYEGRLRHTAWIRDGWRDSLTFSILEEEWRAEDSE; encoded by the coding sequence ATGAGTCAGCACTCGGTGTCCTTGGACAAGATCGCGTTTGATGACTGGCAGGCGATTCACTCGTGGGCCTGTCTCCCAGAGGCTTGTCGTTTCCAGCCTTGGGGACCAAACACTGAGGACCAGACACGTGATTTCGTGAAGGCCGCAGTCGAGGCTTGGTCGAGCACACCCCAGCAGCGGTTCGCCCATGTAGCGCGCTTCGGGGACGACGTTGTCGGTGTGGGCGAGCTGCATGTCCGCAGTCACACGCAGCGCCAGGGCGAGATCTCCTACATTGTGCATCCTCGGGTATGGGGGCAGGGCATTGGCACAGGAATCGGGCGCCAGCTTCTCTCACGCGGCTTCGTTCAGTTGGGGCTTCATCGAATCTTCGCCACCTGTGACCCGCGGAATCTCGGCTCCGCCCGAGTGCTGGCCAAGCTCGGTATGACGTACGAGGGGCGCCTTCGACACACGGCATGGATACGGGACGGCTGGCGGGACTCCCTGACGTTCAGCATTCTCGAAGAGGAATGGCGTGCTGAAGACTCGGAGTGA